The stretch of DNA TCCAAATCACTTCTAACTTCTAGGTAATTCAGAACTTTATACATAGCACGATAGCACCTCCTTGAACGTTAAGACAAGTCAACGACCAGACTCGCTTCTAAGATAACGTTAAAGGTCAACATAGACATTTTATAAATGTCTCGCCTCCTATGCATCATATCATTTGCATTTATTTGTTGATTGGACTCGTCGGAAACAAACTGCTTTACAACGTTTTTGTAACACAGGTGTTTTAGAATCTTATGTAATGTTGTGTCATTTTGTTGACTTGTAACTCTTTCCCACGTTCCTATTTCCGTGCTTTGTTCGTAGATCCTAGGTATCGTAACTTAGGACTAACCTAAGTCCTAGTTTACTTTGTGACTGTCTGCAACTTTTCAAGGTTATCAGATCCAAAAAGTGTACATACTATCATACTTTTTAAGAGGATCCAAAAATATACATGTACACGTATTTCAGTTTTAAACAAACACTtcaatttaataacaaacaaaaggTGAACTACCTAAATAACTCAACAAAATAtaccaatttaaaaaatgtacctatttttggccattatattaaaatggattaatttattattcggtcgacgaacttaatttatttaaaaagaaaaattgtattCCTATAGCGTAGATAACTTTACTGAGAAGGTCGCATCACAGAGTTACGTAAGGGTCCAATAAAACACTAGCACAAGACCCTATCTTGCATTAATTTGCTGAACCGGTTTCGTTTTTATCACAAATTTGAGACGTACACCTTCGCACCACGTGCTTGTTACACAATTATGTAATGGTTTTGTGTTGTATTACTTGAGTTGCGTTTGTATGTTTTCCGGAAAATGTAACATGGGCGGCACTAAtagcttaccattaggtgaacCGTCTACTCggttgcctcctattccataaagaaATCAACATGCGCAGGCGTCCTGCAAGGTAGACctacaatattattagattCACGGGTAGCCGTTGATAAAAGTCTGTAGTGAATTtgtatttaactaaaaaaaaaacaacatgcgCAGGCCTCTTGTAAGGTGGACCTACGATATCATCACATTCACAAGTAGCCGTTGAATGCAAGTAGATAGTGAGTTTGTGTTCAACGTGGCGGGCTAAGGAGAGGTCTTTTTCAGCATGgacattttctttctttctaacaTGTTCTCATTCTCAATTCCAGGGCCTCACGAACGACATCTGGTGGTACTACATGATATCGGCAGCGTTCTACTGGTCGCTGACGTTCTCTCAGTTCTGGGACGTGCGCCGCAAGGACTTCTGGCAGATGTTCGTGCACCACATCGCCACCATCTTGCTGCTGTCCTTCAGCTGGGTCTGCAACCTGCACAGGATCGGCACGCTCGTGCTCTTACTGCACGACTGTGCGGACATATTTGTTGAAGTAAGTTGACATATTAAAACTCAGGTATATTCCTGATCTGTGGTCATTATTATCGATTGGCCTAACTTTAGGTCCAATTGATTCaggtgtaaaaataataaggaaGTTTGATTGAAACAGATTTTAACTGAGCTAGGATTTGaattaactttaaattgtttttgaccaaactgcgatctccaaacCGTCTAACTATTGAGTGCAAGGTATAATGTCAAATTCTTGAGTGTATCATTTTCCAGTGGCTGTTAATGTTTATGTGacaatttttaatattgtaattgtaatgttttaGTCGGTGAAGGCGTCCAAATACGCGAAGTACCAGAAACTGTGTGACGTGCTGTTCCTGATGCTGATTGTAGTGTGGATCGGTACCCGGGTCGGCATCTACCCCTTCTACCTCATTTGGAGGTGAGATTACCACTATTATCGTAacattgactttgactgcacgaAGAAATAATAGTTTGTGGCTCGAGCTGCCGCGCAATAGTATATTCGGGTTCGTATTCCCGCTAACGGAACTCTAACTGTACTTGTCGTCAGTACATCCactaaaattgttgtttcgagagAAGATCTGGGTGCTCATGTGCAATGATGacacttgtatgtttgtgaaacGCACCACACGTTTTCAGGAGATAATTTCTAAGTAGGGgcaaagtctggaattgtgtccagtataaagcaataggctcaccccctattacatgggacttataacacaaatggtgaaaagtgggtgtacattgtatagcggcgttacgtgtcgtaatgtgcacctctgcctacctcttcggggataaaaggcgtgacgttgaactttaaattaaacTCTGTACCTTTTAAGTCTATAGTCGACAAGCAATAATGCCTTATGTCGTGTATATTTCCAGTACATCAATCCGCGCGCCCATGCTGCTCCCGATGTTCCCCGCTTACTACATCTTCAACTCGCTGCTGTGCCTACTGCTCGTGCTGCACATAGTGTGGACCTGGCTCATACTGCAGATCGCATACGTCGCTATTAAGATTGGACAGGTATTATATCAATATTCTTTATGGCATGATGTTATGATGGCACTTGTGTAGAGTACATTTGTCTTACCCATAAGTATCATAAGAGCCAGCTAAGGAATTACATGGGTTTATTAGCAATGGATTAGTTAAACGTAGTGTTGGGcaccctccagctaggtggatgGTAATGGTTGGATGCGTAAAACTGAAGATGCGTGCTTAGTGGCGTGTCATTGGAcgggcctatgtccagcagtggacgaaaaaaggctgatgatgatgatggaatTACACATTGGACAGGGACACTTGCTGTTAAACCAGATTTCTGCTATCTATCATACCTTTCTATCAAGGAGATTGTGGTAAACCTTTCTATAAAGAGAAGGCAGTAGATTGGACTGTGACAAACTGTTATGTTGTTGGTAATTTCTCACGAAATACTTATTTAACACCATTTTCATAAATCTAGAGAGTGAATGTTGACGAAGATTGTAATGTTTACAGATGGACGGCGACATCCGAAGCTCGAGCTCCGACCTGAGCGACAGTCCACATACCTCAAACAATAGCTCACCCACCCGGTCGAAGAGTAGAAAGTAAGCATACCATACATCATGTTGGCAATgcattcatattttaaattttgctACAAGTGAACTTACCATTTAGAGTCTTATTATTGGTACAATAAGCGTGAACTTATTGGGTCAGCCTCCTTTCTTTTCATTTTACATTCAtcataagttaataaaataatgaatcagTAAAGTTAAGCCGTTGCTGTCGATACCGATTGTCTTGCTGATAAAGTTGTTTTGCTGTTTGCGAACATTAACGATAAGCGCTACGACTACTCTACAACACAAAGAGTTTGACTTGACAAAGGTCGCGACAAAGTAAGCTGCTATCATTTATAATAAGAAAGAAGATATATTCAAACGATAgttaaacatgtttttctttatatttccaGGGACACGTAGAGTGCTACACAGCAGAACAACACCAGAGTCTAGCGACAATAACACGTACTGTGTCCACACAACTATTGTACAGGATCAACTTGCTCCGTACTTCACACCATACATTGCGGCTCCATACTGAAGTTAGCTACGAATAACGCCACCACCGTCACTCTTGGCGTAAGTTTCATAATGATATTACGTTTTATACCTGGTTCTTGTAAGTTGTCTGACAGGATCAAAAACATTAGCAGCGCCCTCTAGGCAGCGCAAAAACCGATCTGTCACTGAAAACAATCTTTCCTTATTAACttaatatatttgaatttaaatcttGAAACACAGTCGCAATGGTGTACGGACTTTAGTTCAGTTCAATGTGTAGCGtatagttatgttattatgtaatataattattgtattttgtgaGTTAGCTTTGGATATGTTGAGGCTTTCTGTAACGGGATGGGCAGGCCACGCTCGGGATGTTTGGTAATCGTTATCCATGTATGTAGAAAACGGGAACTTGATTGactattttgctttttttttttatattggagTAGAGATTTGAGTTTGATACCTAGATTTTTGATTTATATCTCGATATAATCTATGTATCTGTAGATTTACTTACTaaagatagtattttgacacattttggttgaaacttttatcaaaattctatttaaacTAGCCGTTAATGTGCAAATGTTTCATAACTATGGTATCCCAGTGAATATCTCATTCATTTAAGCTCTACAAGCAATAATAAACTCTGTCTCTTTTAGAGAAAGTATACTTTTATTTGATTCCAGTGTGAATAGTCAATCTTATTCTTGTTCCACTCCTTGTGTGAGGGCCTCACAGGTGTTAaagaacaaattattttaagaatataaataaggaaaccatatgatattattattgggCTGCAATGATACTTATCTACCTAAGTAGTATGGCCAAATATTTGTATGGAGGAGACTGGTTTTTGGTATCAAGAATATTGATAATacctattacattataatacttataaagaTGATTCTATCAGTTATAGATAGATTTCAATGCAAAATGTACCAACAAAGAAACCAGCTTACTCCATACAAACCTCACACACTTGTTTACATAGATAGCGATTACCaatacaagtatttatttcttacaattTGTGTCTGTTTTAATCGTTACATAtgaaatataaagttaaataacttGGCAGGTCTACATTCATATTTAACGATTGAAACAGAATGGAGTAATTGAGATTATGGGATAACGGATAGTGAGGCCTCAAGGCTTGTAGCACTTAGAACAATATGGAGGCATTAGTTGTAGAAACTGCCGCGACAGTGGCGCTAGTGGGCACGGACAACGTCTCAAAGATATTAccaaaaatagaattaatttaattgagcacaaaacatttatattgtacctatatatctattccaatattattattatcattgaaGAGATATAGACAAACGCTGAAGTTACTGTCGCAAGTCAGTGACCACTAGCTCCATCTAGCGGTCGAATGCACTCCTCATTAACGACCGACGCCAATTACGTCACAATATAGTAAACATTACAATGAACAATACAATGCAAAATGAACCTTAGTACTAGAGGTTACGTTTTACAAAACTAATGATATTTCTATGTGGTGACGTAGTTGGTGAACAGTCTATAttgaatgtttataaatatttagcgTTAAGCTCAATGTGTAGGTGTAAGTTGAACAGTGAGACGGACCAAACATAGGATTTCCGTTCGTTTGGTAAGCCAAATCGTAGCTGTTTGTAGTTTCATGAACAATTTGTGGGCCGACGTATGTGgaaaataatagaattataccctaatttcatatttaatgtAACATTTTCATTGCTCGTTAGCAGAGGCCATagaatgagtttgttttacgttggaaGAGATCGAAATGGTACCGTGttcagcgttctgattggcaGGCTCCTATGAACCTACCAATCAGAGGGATCGGTAAtttttcgatctcgttaaatgtaacTCAAATTCGTACTAGGCTCTTTGCTATATGGTAGTTTCaatcgaatattttattaattatattatgttatagttaaataaaatgagtTGGACACTTCATCGGCCCACGACTTATAACAGGGACCACGTAGTTGGACTAGATTTTCTCAGATTTACCACCGATCTGACTGCGTAAATTCGAACTaagatatttgcaaaatattCACTGTTTTGTCGGTAAAAAATTAGACCTGTTATACGATAAACTATCGTAGTCTAATTTACACGCAGTTAGGTTACAAAATTCactaaaattgttatttttctatgaaaaaaacTTTAACGCCGTTCCTTCCCccctatatttttaattctgatATTAATAACTGCATTCCGtttgtacctaatatttaaacaatatacaacaaatatttttattttcgactgattaaaattaaaaagaatataacGGTTACTTCGATTTTCGaactactatttttttaaagttacggCGCGGTATTGCCAGccctaaaatatatattttcactACGGCAGTTTTGGAACTCTTTACTGTTACTCTTACCATATTATATTGTCTATGTATTTATTAGAATATAGGATAAACGTTATGTTATGTCGTGTCGTTTGAAATGTGAACTTTCTTAGCactacaaataatatattttgtatgtctatttatgaatttatattataaattaatacgaATAATTCCACTACTTGGAATTGATGGATGATCTTTTTGAGGGAAACAttgaaatagtattttattatacctttgTTGACGTTCTAAACGTTTTGTCTTAATGTCGGTTCCATCTTCCACGCAATTCCGTTAATAAGTAATAGAACAGATTATTGTAATAGTATTTAATAgttgttttaagtatttatgtgtaACTCAACCGCTGTCTACTTGAAATAAAGGATGGTTGATCTAttcataaatttatttgtaacaataaaactattttagttGATAGTTGCAACAAAATATAGAACAAAGCGAGCTTCCCATAGTATCAAATTAAGTAGCTTCCCCTTATACATGATTTCTTAAGACCATATTATGccgtaaacataaaaaaatggctTCCTTCCCTGTTTGAAAAACACCTTCCAATTTCAATCTCATAACACAAATATATACTTCTATGTTAACTACCACGTAGGTCACTGGTAACCTacattagtggaggatttgccttcaacagttttctgatggcagttaaaggcttaagcCTTAAGCTTCTGGGCAACAGACCATATTTAGGTCTAATGCAGTCTTGTTAAACAGATGTGAACCttattaacctctcgtatgccgtatataagacagcaatagaaaatacattgtgtctcgcgtggatccacgttccaaacatacgaagggttaatgtaaagtcaatgcatttattttaactCAACTACAGATATTATCACGTCCCTTCAGTCTGCCAGTCTGTGAACTAGGCTCTTTATTAATACTTCCAGAATACAAGACAGTggtatatataataatttaacaaattgctaaGGTCATAATTATACGAGCGGTGAAGCTCGTTCCATCCAAATATGGACAACGTCTAACTTATTGTTACTATTTCTACGCTAGTTATGTTAAGATTTGCACCTTTATCCAATGCTGTTGTTGACAAAATTGTGTATTTCTTGTAGCAAGATGTCTGTGTTTGggcatttaatattattttgtcaatgtatcattatacatatttgttaatatAGATGATATATTTCATATCTGTTCCTAATCCTATTTTGaggtaacgatttttttaagaacAAATTACTGGTACAATGATTGTGAATggaataattaatgttattttgtatattttatattataattatattgaaacagGTGAATAATGCCCTAAACAGACAGAAtgctaaatattttgataacaaaTTGTCACAGGACATGTGCCTTATACATAAGTAGCGCTTTGAAGAATGTCTGTAATTTCCAATACACAATTTTGTTGATAACTCTTGTACATT from Spodoptera frugiperda isolate SF20-4 chromosome 11, AGI-APGP_CSIRO_Sfru_2.0, whole genome shotgun sequence encodes:
- the LOC118275078 gene encoding ceramide synthase 5-like — translated: MLRYLLDKFWSEDVWLPPNTTWADIAPGPDKAVVYTDHTHVFYPIPLAFVFILVRYVIEKSIIAPFGTYLGIKNTKPRRAPNNPKLEKIYKNSPKLKQPESLAKKLEISERELQRWWRLRRGQDKPSTLVKFCENAWKVLFYTCNFAFGLYTLWDKEWLWDIDQCYIGYPHQGLTNDIWWYYMISAAFYWSLTFSQFWDVRRKDFWQMFVHHIATILLLSFSWVCNLHRIGTLVLLLHDCADIFVESVKASKYAKYQKLCDVLFLMLIVVWIGTRVGIYPFYLIWSTSIRAPMLLPMFPAYYIFNSLLCLLLVLHIVWTWLILQIAYVAIKIGQMDGDIRSSSSDLSDSPHTSNNSSPTRSKSRKDT